In one Gimesia sp. genomic region, the following are encoded:
- a CDS encoding LysR family transcriptional regulator produces the protein MEVDQLRYFLRVAERGNFTRAAEELNISQPALSRSIQKLEEELGQPVFERRTRSVALTDAGTLLQSRAQQILTLIEDTKAEISDDGRSGQIRIGAIPTIAPFFLPNLLRQFSTEFSAASIIVQEDTTDHLLKRCTQGEIDLAILALPVPAKYLEIEELFQEELLLVLPPDHPLVNKPQIRLNDIKSLPFVLLDEAHCLSDNIVSFCRQRSFHPVAVEQTSQLAMVQELVSLSHGISMVPQMARKLDQSDRRVYRSMSGIKPVRKIAMVWNPYRFQSRLLQAFQEHLRAYARQQDVCPS, from the coding sequence ATGGAAGTCGATCAGTTACGCTATTTTCTGAGGGTCGCAGAGCGGGGAAATTTTACCCGGGCGGCGGAAGAACTGAATATTTCCCAGCCGGCCTTGAGCCGCTCGATCCAGAAACTGGAAGAAGAACTGGGCCAGCCGGTCTTCGAACGCAGGACACGCTCGGTCGCCCTCACCGACGCCGGCACCCTGCTCCAGTCACGAGCGCAGCAGATTCTGACTTTGATCGAAGATACCAAAGCCGAGATCTCAGACGATGGCCGCAGTGGCCAGATTCGCATCGGGGCAATCCCGACCATCGCACCGTTCTTTTTACCGAACCTGCTGCGACAGTTTTCCACTGAATTCTCGGCGGCCTCAATTATCGTGCAGGAGGACACCACAGACCATCTACTGAAGCGGTGTACCCAGGGAGAAATCGACCTGGCCATTCTGGCGTTGCCGGTCCCGGCGAAATATCTGGAGATCGAAGAACTGTTTCAGGAAGAACTGCTGCTGGTTCTGCCCCCCGATCATCCACTGGTCAACAAACCACAGATTCGGCTGAACGATATTAAATCGCTCCCGTTCGTGCTGCTCGATGAAGCACACTGCCTGTCGGACAACATTGTCTCGTTCTGTCGGCAGCGCTCATTTCATCCGGTGGCCGTCGAACAGACGAGCCAGCTGGCGATGGTGCAGGAACTGGTCTCGCTTTCGCATGGCATTTCAATGGTACCGCAGATGGCACGCAAACTGGACCAGAGTGACCGCCGCGTCTATCGTTCCATGAGCGGTATCAAACCGGTGCGTAAAATCGCGATGGTCTGGAATCCGTATCGCTTTCAAAGTCGCCT
- a CDS encoding PSD1 and planctomycete cytochrome C domain-containing protein: MTTGLKRICLILPLLTALATTVSAETKQPEQLTYEEHIRPIFRAHCYDCHGATKDLKGGLDLRLVRFLIKGGDSGESIIPGKPDESYLMERIESGDMPPGEARVPEHEIEILKRWIAAGAKTARPEPESIGVGLGITPEERAYWAFQPIKRPELSQEAKENRRVRTPIDALLLQAMPEGLTFSPDTDRRTLIKRAYFDLLGLPPSPAEMQKALADQSEGWYERLLDELLASPHYGERWARHWLDVAGYADSEGYTVKDDVRPWAWKYRDYVIKSLNENKPFNQFITEQLAGDELAGKREGDLTPQQIELLSATGFLRMAADGTGSGSNNPEARNQVIADTMKIVGSSLLGLSVACAQCHDHRYDPIPQSDYFALRAIFEPTFDWQKWQTPQQRRISLYTAADRAEAAKVEAEAQKVLAEKNEVQAKYMAQALETELKKYESPLREQLKAAYDTPKAKRTAEQNELLKKHPSVNITPGVLYQYIPKSREEMQEFDKKIAEIRQKKPVEEFLRVAVEPPGHVPVTKLFHRGDYRQPQQEIKPGGLKVVSPPDQQQLFPENDASLPTTGRRLAFARWLTSGEHPLVARVLVNRFWMHHFGRAIVATPGEFGKLGASPTHEKLLDWLAAEFMTQGWDLKKLHKTIMLSTAYRQEGAPDPSKESIDPDNHYYWRKPILRLEAETIRDRMLKVTGQLDEQLYGAPVSIKEDDFGQIVVSGEQHRRSLYVMARRSQPVGMLQTFDAPVMETNCERRSSSTVATQSLMLMNGSFILSQSGKLAEKLTSEAPELKPETLAQLPALPATAKPVWSYGYRSLADTKSLTSEFTPLPHWTGSSWQGGPKLPDPQLGWVTLNAGGGHPATKYAAVRRWTAPAAGTLSVTGKLQHGNENGDGVQTLVLSSRSGLAGEWKVHHSAADTNVASLAVQQGDTIDFITGCNGNTGFDSFSWGLQLTLKAEGGPTFKWDSAAEFRGPEPPQKSLPAQASYAFELAYCRKPTDDELQMVIRFIGNQLAWLQQHPDQLPKGVTPVRQTMTNLCQTLMSSNEFLYID; the protein is encoded by the coding sequence ATGACTACTGGATTGAAACGCATCTGTCTCATTCTGCCATTACTGACGGCTCTGGCGACGACCGTTTCTGCAGAGACGAAGCAGCCGGAACAACTGACGTACGAAGAACACATTCGGCCCATCTTCCGCGCCCATTGTTATGACTGTCACGGTGCGACGAAGGACCTCAAAGGGGGCCTCGATTTACGGCTGGTCCGTTTCCTGATCAAAGGCGGCGATTCGGGAGAATCGATCATCCCCGGGAAACCGGATGAGAGTTATCTGATGGAGCGTATTGAAAGTGGCGATATGCCTCCCGGCGAAGCCCGCGTTCCGGAACACGAAATTGAGATCCTCAAACGCTGGATCGCCGCCGGTGCGAAGACCGCGCGTCCCGAACCCGAATCGATTGGGGTCGGGTTAGGCATCACACCTGAAGAACGTGCCTACTGGGCCTTCCAGCCGATTAAGCGTCCCGAGCTTTCTCAGGAAGCAAAAGAGAATCGCCGAGTGCGGACTCCCATCGATGCATTGCTCTTACAGGCGATGCCCGAGGGACTCACTTTTTCGCCGGATACCGATCGACGCACGCTGATCAAACGGGCTTACTTCGATCTGCTGGGATTGCCCCCCAGCCCCGCGGAGATGCAGAAAGCACTCGCGGATCAATCGGAGGGCTGGTATGAACGTCTGCTGGATGAACTGCTCGCATCGCCTCACTACGGGGAACGCTGGGCGCGTCACTGGTTGGATGTCGCCGGCTATGCAGACTCAGAAGGCTACACGGTTAAAGATGATGTCCGACCCTGGGCCTGGAAGTACCGCGACTATGTCATTAAATCATTGAATGAAAACAAACCCTTCAATCAGTTTATCACCGAACAGTTGGCGGGAGACGAACTGGCGGGCAAGCGGGAAGGGGACCTGACTCCACAGCAGATCGAACTGCTCAGTGCGACCGGTTTTCTGCGGATGGCCGCCGATGGAACCGGGAGCGGCAGTAATAACCCGGAAGCACGCAACCAGGTGATCGCCGACACGATGAAAATTGTCGGCTCTTCACTGCTGGGGTTGAGTGTGGCGTGTGCGCAGTGTCACGATCACCGCTATGATCCCATTCCGCAGTCTGACTACTTCGCACTGCGGGCGATCTTTGAACCCACCTTTGACTGGCAGAAATGGCAGACACCGCAGCAGCGACGGATCTCGCTCTACACCGCAGCTGATCGTGCTGAGGCAGCCAAGGTCGAAGCGGAAGCACAGAAGGTGCTGGCTGAGAAAAATGAAGTCCAGGCCAAGTATATGGCACAGGCGCTGGAGACGGAGCTCAAGAAATATGAATCACCGCTCCGCGAACAGTTGAAGGCTGCCTACGACACGCCCAAGGCCAAGCGGACCGCAGAACAGAATGAGCTGCTCAAGAAACACCCGAGTGTGAATATCACGCCCGGCGTGCTCTATCAGTATATTCCGAAATCGCGAGAAGAGATGCAGGAGTTTGACAAGAAGATCGCGGAGATTCGCCAGAAGAAACCGGTCGAAGAATTTCTGCGGGTCGCCGTTGAGCCTCCTGGACATGTTCCGGTGACAAAGCTCTTCCATCGGGGCGATTACCGTCAGCCTCAGCAGGAGATCAAACCGGGAGGTTTGAAAGTGGTCTCCCCGCCGGATCAACAGCAGCTGTTCCCCGAGAACGATGCGTCTCTTCCGACGACGGGGCGGCGGCTGGCCTTTGCCCGCTGGCTGACCAGCGGCGAACATCCCCTGGTGGCCCGCGTTCTGGTCAACCGTTTCTGGATGCATCACTTTGGACGGGCGATTGTGGCGACCCCGGGTGAGTTTGGAAAACTGGGAGCGAGTCCCACTCATGAAAAACTGCTGGACTGGCTGGCTGCTGAGTTCATGACTCAGGGCTGGGATCTGAAGAAACTGCATAAAACCATCATGCTCTCCACTGCGTATCGTCAGGAGGGAGCCCCCGATCCCAGTAAAGAATCGATTGATCCGGACAACCATTACTACTGGCGGAAGCCGATCCTGCGACTCGAAGCTGAAACGATCCGCGACCGGATGTTGAAGGTGACCGGTCAACTCGACGAGCAACTGTATGGGGCGCCGGTCAGTATTAAAGAAGACGACTTCGGCCAGATCGTGGTGTCGGGTGAGCAGCATCGCCGCAGCCTGTATGTCATGGCCCGCCGCAGTCAGCCGGTCGGCATGCTGCAGACCTTCGATGCGCCCGTGATGGAAACCAACTGTGAGCGTCGTTCCAGTTCGACCGTGGCGACTCAGTCGCTGATGCTGATGAACGGCAGCTTTATCCTGTCACAATCCGGCAAGCTGGCAGAAAAACTGACCAGTGAAGCACCCGAACTCAAGCCAGAAACGCTGGCACAGCTGCCGGCACTCCCCGCGACGGCGAAGCCCGTCTGGAGTTATGGCTATCGCAGCCTGGCTGATACGAAATCGTTGACCAGTGAATTTACGCCACTGCCACACTGGACCGGATCCAGCTGGCAGGGAGGTCCTAAGCTTCCCGATCCACAACTGGGCTGGGTCACTCTAAATGCCGGCGGTGGACATCCCGCTACGAAATATGCCGCAGTCCGTCGCTGGACCGCGCCTGCAGCGGGCACACTGTCTGTCACAGGCAAGCTGCAGCACGGGAACGAAAACGGGGACGGCGTCCAGACGCTGGTTCTCTCCAGTCGTTCCGGTCTGGCTGGTGAGTGGAAAGTGCATCACAGCGCCGCCGATACGAACGTGGCTTCACTGGCTGTACAGCAGGGGGACACGATCGATTTCATCACAGGCTGCAATGGTAATACCGGCTTCGATTCTTTCTCCTGGGGGCTGCAGCTGACCCTCAAGGCTGAAGGCGGTCCGACTTTCAAATGGGATTCGGCAGCCGAGTTTCGGGGGCCGGAACCACCGCAGAAAAGTCTGCCCGCTCAGGCTTCGTATGCGTTTGAGCTGGCTTATTGTCGCAAACCGACGGACGACGAATTGCAGATGGTGATCCGCTTCATTGGAAACCAGCTGGCCTGGCTGCAGCAGCATCCCGATCAGTTGCCCAAGGGAGTCACCCCGGTTCGGCAGACGATGACCAATCTCTGCCAGACTCTGATGAGCTCCAACGAGTTTTTATACATCGATTAG
- a CDS encoding DUF1501 domain-containing protein → MTQFFSRRQFLAENAMGIGSVALAWLLNQEQAQARPKSVTAEQEHFDLKPKPAPMAPQAKAMISLFQHGGPAHMDLTDPKPELSKYSGTDFKGDIHYSFVNEASKKLLGSPWKFRKHGECGTELSELLPHLGEVADDICLIRSMHTGANGHEVSIRYFHGGIPGVVGRPNLGSWLVYGLGSESQNLPAYMVLTDPGGLPVDGVTNWSNGFMPSLFQGTVLRPKEPRILNLDAPAHLQGDLQAQNLELLQSLNRKHYEQHPHESDLEARIASYELAARMQTAAREALDLSQETQATQEMYGLNNPKTRDYGTRCLIARRLVERGVRFVQLFLGGQPWDNHSSIITGLPAICGRTDQPAAALVKDLKQRGMLDSTLVHWGGEIGRLPVTQDHGDPKKAGRDHNGQGFSIWLAGGGIKPGMTFGKTDEFGHKAVENVVTPNDFQATIMRLFGLDHQKLLFFYNGQEQMITNNRPARVVSEILNKPVPTVGGDA, encoded by the coding sequence ATGACACAGTTTTTCAGCAGACGACAGTTTCTGGCAGAAAATGCAATGGGGATTGGCTCGGTCGCTTTGGCCTGGCTGTTGAACCAGGAGCAGGCCCAGGCCCGCCCCAAAAGCGTGACCGCGGAGCAGGAACACTTCGACCTGAAGCCAAAACCCGCACCAATGGCACCGCAGGCTAAAGCGATGATTTCGCTGTTCCAGCACGGCGGACCGGCGCACATGGATCTGACTGATCCCAAGCCGGAGCTGTCCAAGTACAGCGGCACCGATTTTAAAGGGGATATTCACTACAGCTTCGTAAATGAAGCCAGTAAGAAGCTGCTGGGCAGTCCCTGGAAATTTCGCAAACATGGTGAATGTGGCACCGAGCTTTCAGAACTGCTGCCGCACCTGGGAGAGGTCGCCGACGATATCTGCCTGATTCGTTCGATGCACACCGGAGCCAATGGTCACGAAGTTTCCATCCGTTATTTTCACGGTGGCATTCCCGGCGTTGTCGGGCGACCGAATCTTGGGTCGTGGCTGGTTTACGGTCTCGGATCGGAATCGCAGAACCTGCCGGCATACATGGTACTCACCGATCCGGGCGGACTGCCTGTGGACGGCGTGACCAACTGGTCCAACGGGTTCATGCCTTCGCTGTTCCAGGGAACCGTACTGCGTCCCAAAGAGCCGCGGATTCTGAACCTGGATGCACCCGCGCATCTGCAGGGAGATCTGCAGGCCCAAAACCTGGAACTGCTGCAGTCTTTGAACCGGAAACATTATGAACAGCATCCGCATGAGTCCGATCTCGAAGCACGCATCGCCAGCTACGAACTTGCAGCGCGGATGCAGACCGCGGCCCGCGAAGCACTCGACCTGTCACAGGAAACGCAGGCGACTCAGGAAATGTACGGCTTGAACAATCCCAAGACCCGCGACTACGGTACCCGCTGTCTGATTGCCCGCCGACTGGTAGAGCGGGGCGTTCGGTTCGTGCAACTGTTCCTGGGAGGGCAGCCGTGGGACAATCACAGCAGTATCATTACCGGGCTGCCTGCGATTTGTGGTCGCACCGATCAACCTGCGGCGGCACTCGTTAAAGACCTCAAACAGCGCGGGATGCTGGATTCCACACTGGTCCACTGGGGGGGCGAAATCGGTCGTCTGCCTGTGACCCAGGATCATGGCGATCCCAAGAAAGCGGGCCGCGATCACAACGGGCAGGGCTTCAGCATCTGGCTGGCCGGCGGCGGAATCAAGCCGGGGATGACCTTCGGCAAAACCGACGAATTCGGGCACAAGGCAGTTGAGAATGTGGTCACCCCCAATGACTTCCAGGCAACCATCATGCGGCTGTTTGGGCTCGATCATCAGAAGCTGTTGTTCTTCTATAACGGACAGGAGCAAATGATTACTAATAACCGTCCAGCTCGCGTCGTATCCGAAATCCTGAACAAACCGGTGCCAACTGTCGGAGGAGACGCCTGA
- a CDS encoding DUF1549 and DUF1553 domain-containing protein, protein MNILPQAVSTRRLFFGLTLLLVSLYLSNATHAEDVKQPVSFVNDVIPVLTKAGCNMGTCHAKAGGGQNGFQLSLLGFEPLEDYDSLVKEAHGRRLFPVAPTQSLLLTKATNETPHGGGKRLNRDSEGYRLIQRWIEEGAQWKTGAEPELVSVEVQPERGLVEMGEKQQLKAIAKYSDGSTRNVTHTALYESNIKSMADVDEEGLVKVKDIPGKVAIMVRYQGKIAVFTAAIPLNAPIQKVPSEKNFIDQHVFANLKELGIPPSPVCDDATFLRRVTIDICGRFPTEEETKTFLASTEADKRDKLVERLLQSPNYADYFASKWTPLLKNRRDAASDITSNFAFHAWIRDSMLANVPYDQLVRELLGATGTVVSNPPVAWYKRVTDPKEQLEDIAQLFLGVRMQCAQCHHHPFERWSQDDYYGLAAFFSQIGRKPTGTRGEDLIFHERGVAQAKNVKSGEMLKPVALGDSVGEISPDEDPRLKLVNWMSSPENPFFAKALVNRYWKHFFKRALIEPEDDIRDTNPPSNPELMAALEAHFIKSGFDLKALVKVITQSHTYQLSSMPNEYNLLDRQNYSRFYPRRLQAEVMLDSIDDLAGSTSSFANLPPGTRAIALPDNSYTNSSAFLKVFGRPNSASVCECEREQTSSLAQSLHLMNSNEVKSKLAAGGGRAAQLAKEDEPIEAQVKELYMAAFSREPRPEELKTAIEFLTTPVEDGKTKADAKKKPTNKDFQDLIWALMNTKEFLFNH, encoded by the coding sequence ATGAATATCTTGCCTCAAGCAGTATCGACGCGTCGGTTATTTTTCGGTTTGACTCTTCTGCTGGTCTCACTTTATCTCAGTAATGCCACCCATGCCGAAGACGTGAAACAGCCGGTCAGTTTTGTGAATGATGTGATTCCCGTCCTGACGAAAGCAGGCTGTAACATGGGAACCTGTCATGCGAAAGCAGGGGGAGGCCAGAACGGTTTTCAGCTCTCGCTGCTGGGATTCGAACCGCTCGAAGATTACGACAGCCTGGTCAAGGAAGCACACGGACGACGTCTGTTTCCTGTTGCTCCGACTCAGAGTCTGCTGCTGACCAAAGCGACCAACGAAACACCACATGGTGGCGGCAAGCGGCTGAATCGGGATTCCGAAGGTTACCGGCTGATTCAGCGCTGGATTGAAGAAGGCGCGCAATGGAAGACCGGCGCTGAGCCGGAACTGGTCTCCGTCGAAGTGCAGCCCGAACGCGGCCTGGTTGAGATGGGCGAAAAACAGCAGCTCAAGGCCATCGCCAAATATTCCGACGGCTCGACCCGTAACGTGACACACACTGCGTTATATGAATCCAACATTAAGTCGATGGCGGACGTCGACGAAGAGGGACTTGTCAAAGTCAAAGACATCCCGGGGAAAGTCGCCATTATGGTTCGTTACCAGGGAAAGATCGCGGTCTTCACCGCAGCCATTCCCCTCAACGCACCGATTCAGAAAGTACCCAGCGAAAAGAATTTCATCGATCAGCATGTGTTCGCGAACCTCAAAGAACTGGGGATTCCTCCTTCGCCGGTCTGCGACGATGCGACCTTCCTTCGCCGGGTGACGATTGATATCTGTGGTCGTTTCCCCACAGAGGAAGAAACAAAAACATTTCTGGCCAGCACCGAAGCCGACAAGCGGGACAAACTCGTGGAGCGTCTGCTGCAGAGCCCGAACTATGCGGATTACTTCGCTTCTAAATGGACGCCGCTCCTGAAAAACCGTCGGGACGCCGCCAGTGATATTACATCGAACTTTGCTTTCCACGCCTGGATCCGCGACAGCATGCTGGCCAACGTGCCCTACGATCAACTTGTTCGTGAACTGCTGGGTGCAACCGGAACCGTTGTCAGCAATCCGCCTGTCGCCTGGTATAAACGGGTGACCGATCCCAAGGAACAGCTCGAAGATATTGCCCAGTTGTTCCTGGGAGTTCGTATGCAGTGTGCCCAGTGCCACCACCATCCGTTCGAACGCTGGAGCCAGGACGACTATTACGGTCTGGCAGCATTCTTCTCGCAGATCGGACGTAAGCCGACCGGTACACGGGGCGAAGACCTGATCTTCCACGAACGAGGTGTGGCCCAGGCGAAGAATGTCAAATCAGGTGAAATGCTGAAACCTGTCGCGCTGGGAGATTCTGTGGGTGAGATTTCACCCGATGAAGATCCCCGTCTGAAACTGGTTAACTGGATGAGTTCTCCGGAGAATCCTTTCTTCGCGAAGGCCCTGGTGAACCGCTACTGGAAACATTTCTTCAAGCGGGCCTTGATTGAACCCGAGGATGACATTCGGGACACCAACCCCCCTTCGAACCCGGAACTGATGGCTGCTCTGGAAGCACATTTCATTAAGTCCGGATTCGATCTGAAGGCACTGGTCAAGGTGATTACCCAGTCGCACACGTATCAGTTGAGTTCGATGCCCAACGAATACAATCTACTTGATCGCCAGAATTACTCGCGGTTCTATCCGCGACGTCTGCAGGCTGAGGTGATGCTCGATTCCATCGATGATCTGGCCGGGTCGACCAGCTCGTTCGCGAACCTGCCACCGGGGACCCGGGCGATTGCCTTACCCGATAACAGTTACACCAATTCCTCAGCGTTTCTGAAAGTCTTCGGTCGTCCCAACAGTGCATCCGTCTGTGAATGCGAGCGGGAACAGACTTCCAGCCTGGCTCAGAGCCTGCACCTGATGAATTCGAACGAGGTCAAGTCGAAGCTGGCAGCCGGAGGTGGCCGGGCCGCCCAACTCGCGAAAGAAGACGAGCCCATCGAAGCCCAGGTGAAAGAGCTCTACATGGCTGCTTTTTCACGTGAGCCTCGTCCCGAAGAATTGAAAACCGCAATCGAATTTCTGACGACTCCGGTCGAAGATGGAAAAACCAAAGCGGATGCAAAGAAAAAACCGACCAACAAAGATTTTCAGGATTTGATCTGGGCCTTGATGAACACGAAGGAGTTTCTGTTCAATCACTAG
- a CDS encoding serine protease has product MKALRPQLSLVVGICLITLGLSASTANAQSVCLPAPRLLTTMPMGGQVGTTFEVKIAGEDIDDAEELNFSHPGITAEPKLDQNGLPIANQYVVTIAKDCPVGVHEARVMTRLGLSTSRAFNVGDLTEAVQTPGKNSSLETAMQLDLNSICNAIMTSRKIDYYTFEAKEGQRVVVDCAAKGIDSKLNPVVIIANERGMDLVVERRGGMLDFKVPQTGKYVIKVHGLTYDGGPHHFYRLAVKAVQPDELVKRLPSIQSVSAFSWPPAGLTDANILPEAEPNNKHAEAQKITLPCDITGNFYPAADVDTFEFNAKKGEVWWVEVASERLGRPTDPSIVVQQVTGTGADEKRTDLVELKDIPSPVKVSSNGYSYDGPPYNAGSSDILGKMVIKQDGVHRLQIRDLFGGTRNDPKNIYRLVIRKAAPDFAIVGWALHMNLRNGDRNALSKPIALRGGATMPFEVVVVRRDGFDGEIELFMDNLPEGVTVSGVRIPQGKSRGIMLITAEENAPQGYTSANFYGKATIDGKEVTHPCYLASMQWPVKNAWSEIPSPRLMADVPVSVTESEQAPITITPAEDKVFEVTAGEKLTIPLKHIRRSDFSGANITLKTFGDGFDRNPAFDATLKGDSSEAVLDLAKLKPAPGEYNIAFYGYAVARYRENPTGVALAEAGLKQAKLEAEALSANADKLAKIAESAPDAERPGAKSAAKEAAAKAKVAQSDITKADKQLKAAVARAKPKDIVDIIVSTPIRVRVNPAKKAQ; this is encoded by the coding sequence ATGAAAGCTCTTCGACCGCAACTTTCTCTCGTTGTGGGGATCTGTCTCATCACTCTGGGGCTGTCTGCTTCCACCGCGAACGCACAGTCCGTCTGCCTGCCCGCTCCGCGTCTACTGACCACGATGCCCATGGGCGGACAGGTCGGCACAACGTTCGAAGTCAAAATTGCTGGTGAAGATATTGATGATGCTGAAGAACTCAACTTTTCCCATCCTGGGATCACTGCGGAACCCAAGCTGGATCAAAATGGCCTGCCGATCGCCAATCAGTACGTGGTGACAATTGCCAAAGACTGTCCGGTTGGTGTTCATGAAGCACGCGTGATGACCCGGCTTGGCCTCTCGACTTCCCGTGCCTTCAATGTGGGAGACCTGACCGAAGCCGTTCAGACCCCTGGCAAAAATTCTTCACTGGAAACGGCGATGCAACTGGATCTGAACTCGATCTGTAATGCCATCATGACCAGCCGCAAGATCGATTACTACACCTTCGAGGCCAAAGAAGGGCAGCGGGTTGTCGTCGATTGTGCTGCCAAGGGCATTGATTCCAAACTGAATCCGGTCGTCATCATTGCCAATGAGCGCGGCATGGACCTGGTCGTTGAACGTCGCGGCGGCATGCTCGATTTCAAAGTTCCCCAGACCGGAAAATATGTGATTAAAGTGCACGGTCTGACTTACGATGGTGGTCCGCATCACTTTTATCGCCTGGCCGTCAAAGCAGTACAGCCAGATGAGCTTGTAAAACGACTGCCTTCGATTCAATCCGTGAGTGCGTTTTCCTGGCCGCCCGCCGGTCTGACTGATGCCAACATCCTTCCCGAAGCGGAACCGAATAACAAACACGCCGAAGCCCAGAAAATCACCCTGCCGTGTGACATCACCGGTAATTTCTATCCCGCAGCCGACGTCGATACCTTCGAGTTCAACGCGAAGAAAGGGGAAGTCTGGTGGGTGGAAGTTGCTTCCGAACGTCTGGGGCGACCTACCGATCCTTCGATCGTCGTTCAGCAGGTCACCGGCACTGGTGCTGATGAGAAACGGACCGACCTGGTCGAGCTGAAAGACATTCCCAGTCCGGTCAAAGTTTCCAGCAACGGCTATTCTTATGACGGACCTCCCTACAATGCCGGTTCGTCCGATATCCTCGGTAAAATGGTGATTAAGCAGGATGGCGTCCATCGGCTGCAGATTCGAGACCTGTTCGGGGGAACCCGCAACGATCCGAAAAACATTTACCGCCTGGTGATCCGCAAAGCGGCTCCCGACTTCGCAATTGTCGGCTGGGCGTTGCATATGAATCTACGTAATGGAGACCGCAACGCACTCTCCAAGCCCATCGCCCTGCGGGGGGGAGCGACGATGCCTTTCGAAGTGGTTGTGGTACGCCGCGATGGCTTTGATGGTGAGATCGAACTTTTCATGGATAACCTGCCTGAGGGAGTGACAGTGAGTGGAGTGAGAATTCCCCAAGGCAAATCCCGGGGCATTATGCTGATTACGGCTGAAGAAAATGCACCCCAGGGATACACGAGTGCCAACTTCTATGGTAAAGCGACCATTGATGGTAAAGAGGTAACCCATCCCTGTTACCTGGCTTCAATGCAGTGGCCGGTCAAGAACGCCTGGAGTGAAATTCCCAGTCCACGGCTCATGGCCGACGTTCCGGTTTCGGTGACCGAATCCGAACAGGCCCCGATCACGATTACCCCCGCGGAAGATAAAGTCTTTGAAGTCACCGCTGGCGAAAAACTGACCATTCCGCTCAAGCACATTCGTCGCAGTGATTTTTCAGGGGCGAATATTACTCTGAAAACCTTCGGCGATGGCTTTGATCGCAATCCGGCCTTTGATGCCACTCTCAAAGGGGACAGTTCCGAAGCCGTGCTTGATCTGGCAAAACTGAAGCCCGCTCCCGGCGAATACAACATTGCATTTTACGGATATGCAGTTGCCCGCTATCGGGAAAATCCGACTGGCGTCGCCCTTGCAGAAGCAGGGCTCAAGCAGGCGAAACTGGAAGCGGAAGCTCTGTCCGCCAATGCAGACAAACTCGCAAAAATTGCCGAGTCTGCTCCTGATGCCGAACGTCCCGGTGCGAAATCTGCAGCGAAAGAGGCGGCAGCCAAAGCAAAAGTAGCTCAGAGCGACATCACAAAAGCCGATAAACAGTTAAAAGCAGCCGTTGCTCGCGCCAAGCCCAAAGATATCGTCGACATCATCGTCTCCACTCCGATTCGTGTTCGTGTCAATCCAGCTAAGAAGGCCCAATAG